A genomic stretch from Podospora pseudoanserina strain CBS 124.78 chromosome 3, whole genome shotgun sequence includes:
- the LAP2_2 gene encoding Leucyl aminopeptidase yscIV (MEROPS:MER0001288; COG:O; EggNog:ENOG503NV3A), which translates to MKTATVSLFALALSASVSAGDGKGKGKDKTPKKPLVSSAKLQSYVNKRDLLNDANKLQSFAKAHGGNRAFGSGGHNATVDYIYNTLKRLNYYDVVKQPFTEIFSEGTATLTVGGADIPAAIMTYTPGGEVTANLVAVPNLGCTPTDYPAEVAGKIAFVSRGTCSFAEKSLSAKAAGAAGIVIYNNVAGSLAGTLGSPFQDYAPVVGISQEDAAPILEALSAGPVEASLDVDATVEQRVNYNVIAETKGGDHDNVLVVGGHSDSVSAGPGINDDGSGTIGILNVAKYLSNFSVKNAVRFAFFGAEEFGLLGSYFYVKSINSSETELAKIRAYLNFDMIASPNYILGIYDGDGSAYNLTGPPGSDVIEKDFEDFYKSKRSPSVPTEFSGRSDYAGFIQNGIPSGGLFTGAEVPKTEAEQKLFGGEAGVAYDINYHKVGDTVDNLNWKAFLINTQAIAHSVAKYATSWKGFPAVNLNERRWAGDRAKAMKRSLGVHGHGVHTHSGPCGGGDEI; encoded by the coding sequence ATGAAGACTGCCACCGTCTCCCTTTTCGCGctcgccctctccgcctccgtcAGCGCTGGCgacggcaagggcaagggcaaggacaaGACCCCCAAGAAGCCTCTGGTCAGCTCGGCCAAGCTCCAGTCCTACGTCAACAAGCGTGACCTTCTCAACGACGCCAACAAGCTCCAGTCGTTTGCCAAGGCTCACGGTGGTAACCGCGCTTTCGGTAGCGGCGGTCACAACGCCACTGTTGACTATATCTACAACACCCTCAAGCGCCTCAACTACTACGATGTCGTGAAGCAGCCCTTCACCGAGATCTTCTCCGAGGGTACCGCCACCCTCACTGTTGGCGGTGCCGATatccccgccgccatcatgaCCTACACCCCCGGCGGTGAGGTTACCGCCAACCTCGTTGCCGTTCCCAACCTTGGCTGCACTCCCACCGACTACCCCGCCGAGGTTGCCGGCAAGATCGCCTTTGTGTCCCGTGGCACTTGCTCCTTCGCTGAGAAGTCGCTGAGCGCCAAGGCTGCCGGTGCCGCCGGCATCGTCATCTACAACAACGTTGCTGGCTCTCTTGCTGGCACCCTCGGCTCCCCCTTCCAGGACTACGCCCCTGTTGTGGGTATCAGCCAGGAGGACGCCGCCCCCATCCTCGAGGCTCTCTCTGCTGGCCCCGTCGAGGCTTCCCTCGACGTCGATGCCACCGTTGAGCAGCGTGTCAACTACAACGTCATCGCCGAGACCAAGGGCGGTGATCACGACAACGTCCTCGTCGTTGGTGGTCACTCCGATTCCGTCTCTGCCGGCCCCGGCATCAACGACGATGGTTCCGGTACCATTGGTATCCTGAACGTTGCCAAGTACCTCAGCAACTTCAGCGTCAAGAACGCCGTCCgcttcgccttcttcggcGCTGAGGAGTTCGGTCTCCTCGGCTCCTACTTCTACGTCAAGTCGATCAACAGCTCCGAGACCGAGTTGGCCAAGATCCGTGCCTACCTCAACTTCGACATGATCGCCTCCCCCAACTACATCCTCGGCATCTacgatggtgatggatcCGCCTACAACCTCACCGGTCCCCCCGGATCCGACGTCATCGAGAAGGACTTTGAGGACTTCTACAAGTCCAAGCGCTCCCCCTCGGTCCCCACCGAGTTCTCGGGCCGCTCCGACTACGCCGGCTTCATCCAGAACGGCATCCCCTCCGGCGGTCTCTTCACCGGTGCTGAGGTCCCCAAGACCGAGGCCGAGCAGAAGCTCTTCGGCGGTGAGGCTGGTGTCGCGTACGACATCAACTACCACAAGGTCGGCGACACTGTTGACAACCTCAACTGGAAGgccttcctcatcaacacccaggCCATTGCCCATTCGGTCGCCAAGTATGCCACCAGCTGGAAGGGCTTCCCCGCCGTCAACCTGAACGAGAGACGGTGGGCTGGCGACCGCGCCAAGGCCATGAAGCGCTCCCTCGGCGTCCATGGCCACGGTGTGCACACCCACTCCGGGCCttgcggcggtggtgatgagatctGA
- a CDS encoding hypothetical protein (EggNog:ENOG503NWJF; MEROPS:MER0013406; COG:E) has protein sequence MGQFQSAEVCTTPACIQAASHILENLAPNWKDMDPCTDFDKMVCHGFNQLHDSDKEFNGVSLQNAHKNRLLREILSKPYDQATKVQPYVLSRRDNVDEHNFDMVHRTYTACMDSDAIKKAGVKPLLDTLVKFNEYWPIEMDFADDLFDEEDDKAGLLAVATALAKLNIRTWNASPDNKDDFLGNCFPDPTDPKTQRFTLYYPDLSFKSQGHEYADPKETAKLEKKISGAFRTVFPVDLDDKTAARLAKDIVAFEIAMLGSVSPTAAANSSAVAGLHSRADPTQDPQVELKQTVLSMSQLASLAPMLGLDAFVQALVPEGHTPETVVVSIPYMWPRIEKVVKQQRKVVVQSWLLWKIIMELGSKVESHELKDLELGGEAASNEYPTCVDHVDSALRWLLGHYFVKAAYSDSTRSTATKLAVNIREEMKVHVDKLSWMGEETRKRTIKKLDNMKINIGYPEHSPDSRSPDDLAAYYSGLNITDSFFDNAIEGMRYQVVTDSRFLSEPTSQSRWSASYTHVTNAAYNGLTNSFFIPAGISLAPLFHVDLPEWALYGALGSIIGHEITHSLDSGGRKKDENALETNWWDEKSLAEYAKRERCFVDQYSMYELVGPDGKKYPGNGNVTVGENISDAGGLAVAYDAWVKERKSMPDVWDQGLPGLGDFTHEQLFFIMFGNVWCDSRSPQERVDMLLKGKEHAPDVHRLMGGAANSRAFREAFKCPVKEPECELF, from the exons ATGGGTCAGTTTCAGAGCGCCGAGGTGTGCACAACACCGGCATGCATCCAGGCCGCTTCGCACATTCTTGAAAACCTGGCACCCAACTGGAAAGACATGGATCCCTGCACCGACTTTGATAAGA TGGTCTGCCACGGGTTCAACCAGTTGCACGACTCGGACAAGGAATTCAACGGCGTGTCTCTCCAGAACGCGCATAAGAACAGACTCTTGCGAGAAATCCTGTCGAAACCTTACGACCAAGCGACAAAGGTGCAGCCCTACGTGCTAAGCCGCCGTGACAATGTCGACGAACACAACTTTGACATGGTCCACCGAACATACACTGCATGCATGGACTCGGACGCCATCAAAAAGGCTGGTGTCAAACCACTGCTGGACACCCTCGTCAAATTCAACGAGTACTGGCCGATTGAGATGGACTTTGCCGACGACCTgtttgatgaagaagacgacaagGCAGGCCTCCTGGCGGTTGCCACTGCTTTGGCCAAACTCAACATCCGCACCTGGAATGCATCGCCTGATAACAAGGATGACTTCCTCGGCAACTGCTTCCCAGATCCCACCGACCCG AAAACGCAACGCTTTACGCTCTACTATCCCGACCTCTCATTCAAAAGCCAGGGCCACGAGTACGCTGATCCAAAGGAAACGGCCAAACTCGAAAAGAAAATTTCTGGAGCTTTCCGTACTGTGTTCCCAGTCGATCTCGATGATAAGACAGCGGCAAGACTTGCCAAGGACATTGTAGCCTTTGAGATCGCTATGTTGGGGTCCGTGAGTCCCACGGCAGCGGCCAATTCCAGCGCTGTCGCAGGACTACATTCAAGAGCCGACCCTACACAGGATCCCCAGGTGGAACTTAAACAG ACGGTCTTGTCCATGTCGCAACTGGCGTCTTTGGCACCAATGCTCGGTCTTGACGCTTTTGTTCAAGCACTGGTTCCGGAGGGGCACACCCCTGAGACGGTCGTTGTCAGCATTCCTTACATGTGGCCCCGGATTGAGAAAGTCGTCAAGCAGCAGCGCAAAGTTGTTGTGCAATCATGGCTTCTCTGGAAGATCATCATGGAACTGGGCTCCAAGGTCGAGTCCCATGAACTCAAAGATCTGGAGCTCGGTGGAGAGGCAGCGTCCAATGAGTACCCCACATGCGTCGATCATGTCGATTCTGCCCTCAGGTGGCTTCTGGGTCACTACTTTGTCAAGGCTGCCTACTCGGATTCAACGCGATCTACCGCGACAAAGCTGGCTGTGAATATTCGtgaggagatgaaggtgcACGTGGACAAGCTATCTTGGATGGGCGAGGAGACAAGGAAGCGGACCATCAAGAAGTTGGACAACATGAAGATCAATATTGGTTACCCAGAGCACAGCCCAGACTCGAGATCCCCCGATGACCTGGCCGCTTACTACAGCGGTTTGAACATCACGGATTCCTTTTTCGACAACGCAATCGAGGGCATGCGGTACCAGGTAGTCACTGACTCACGTTTCCTGTCGGAGCCGACGTCGCAGTCTAGGTGGTCGGCGTCCTACACGCACGTGACCAATGCCGCTTACAACGGTCTCACCAacagcttcttcatcccTGCCGGTATATCACTggcccccctttttcacGTTGACCTCCCTGAGTGGGCGTTGTATGGAGCCTTGGGATCCATCATTGGTCACGAGATCACCCACAGCCTCGACAGCGGCGGGCGGAAAAAGGACGAGAACGCCCTGGAGACGAACTGGTGGGATGAGAAGTCGCTCGCGGAATACGCCAAACGGGAAAGGTGCTTCGTGGACCAGTACAGCATGTATGAGCTGGTCGGCCCCGACGGCAAGAAGTACCCCGGCAACGGAAACGTGACCGTGGGCGAGAACATCTCGGATGCCGGCGGCCTCGCGGTGGCCTATGACGCCTGGGTCAAGGAGCGCAAGTCCATGCCCGATGTGTGGGACCAGGGACTCCCTGGTCTGGGCGATTTCACCCACGAGCAACTCTTCTTTATCATGTTCGGAAACGTTTGGTGCGATTCCAGAAGCCCACAGGAAAGGGTAGACATGTTGCTGAAAGGTAAGGAGCATGCCCCCGACGTGCACAGGCTCATGGGCGGCGCGGCCAACTCTCGCGCCTTTAGGGAGGCCTTCAAGTGTCCTGTCAAGGAGCCGGAATGCGAGTTGTTTTAG